The genomic segment TGGAAAGGGATCAGTTACGAAGATCCTTTCAACGATTCTTACCCAGCATGGATTAACGACGGGAAGATACACATCTCCCCATCTCCATTCCATAACTGAAAGGTTTTCGATAAACGAAAAGGATATCGATTATGAAGAATTCGTGGAGATTTCGGAATATATCTGGAAGAAGATAGAAGAAAAGGGGCTTTTAGACTCATTCACGTTCTTTGATTTCACAACCGCTTTGGCCTTCGAGTATTTCAAGAAAAAATCGGTTGAAATAGCAGTAATAGAAGTAGGACTGGGTGGAAGGCTCGATTCTACCAATGTCATCTTTCCACTTGTCAGCGTAATCACAAACGTCTCTTACGACCACATGGATTATCTTGGAAAGACCATCTCCTCTATTGCCAGAGAGAAGGCCGGAATTATAAAAGAAGAGACACCCTGTGTCACAGGAACAAAAGGTGTTGCGCTAAAGGTTATAAAAGATGTGGCAAAACAAAAAAATGCACCTCTTTATATACTGGGTCGGGACTTCTCGTTTCAAAGAAAGAATGAAAAAGTGATGGAGTATAAAGGTTTGAGATGGCACCTACCAAACCTTTACATCAATCTTTTAGGGGACCACCAGTTCTTTAATACTGCCTTGGCCCTCTGCGTTTTAGAGATTCTCGAAGAGAAAGGCTTTAAACTAGAAGAGCCTAAAATAAGGGAAGGACTTTCTAAAGTTCAGTGGATGGGAAGGCTGGAAGTAGTAAAGGAAAGACCCATGATAATACTCGATGGGGCCCATAACGTTCATGGTCTTTCCGCACTCTCTCAATACGTTTTAAAGAACCTTTCCGAAAAGAAAATCATCTGCATATTCGGGGTCATGAAGGATAAGGAATTTAGAAAGATGGCTAAAGAAATATCCCTTTGGGCCCAAGAGATCATACTTACAAGACCTTCAGTTGAAAGGGCTCTTGAAGTTCCTAAGTTGAAAGAATGTTTACCGTACGCCCATACTACGGATTCTGTGAAAGAGGCTCTTATTTACGCAAAAAGCGTAGCGGACGACAAAGATGTCATCATAGTTACTGGCTCGCTTTTTACGGTCGCTGAGGCAAGAAGCTTGATAGATGAGATTTTTTAGTGCCTTAGCCCTCCTTCTTTTCCTTTTCCCATCCTTTTCGGAATGTGCCTTTTCAGAAAGAGCCGAAAAAATAGAAGAAGTTCATGTCGAAGCTGAAGTTCTCGAGTACGAAAGGGAAAAAGGGATAATTGTTGCGACTGGAAATGTGAAACTCGAATCAAAAGACCGCATATTTTCAGCATCAAAGGTCATCTTTAACGAGGTAACTAAAGAGATTTTTGCGTATGGTAACGTCTATCTTAGGGATGGAGAGGATTCAATAATATGTGAAAGACTTTACTTCGACCTCGAAAAGAAGGAGGGATACATAGAGAACGGAAGAATCTACATAAAGAGGGGGAATTACCACATAGAAGGTGACTCTATAGAGAAAAGAGGCGAAAATAGGTACTGTCTAAAAAAAGCGTCTTTGACAACGTGTGACCCTGAAAGGCCTGACTGGAAATTTACCGCAAAGAATGCTGACATAGTAGTTGGGGGGTACGCGCGCTTACGGGGAGCCCAGTTCCGGATACGGAATATGCCGATCTTTTATCTTCCGTGGGGAATATTTCCCGTCAAAACTGAAAGGGAGACGGGTTTTCTCATACCTGAATTAAGGATCTCGAGTAAAGATGGGATAATCTTTTCCCCGTCATTTTTCTGGGCCATAGATAAGGATAAGGACGCAACATTTTATCTTTCTTACATAGAGGAGAGGGGTTTAAAACCTGGAGTCGAATTCAACTACGCAATAAGGAACGACAAAAGGGGGGAATGGTTCTTTTACATCATCGATGACAGAAAGTACAAGCACGGAAGATACGAGCTAAAAGGAGAACATGTCGAAACCTTCGCTAGGGATTTAACGTTAAAAGTTAGGGGTAGGTTCGTATCGGATATAGACTATCTTAAAGACTTTGGGGAAGAATCGGAAGAAAGAAGTGAGGCGCTTCTTAAGTCTTTAGCTTACTTGGAGAAGAGGTTCAAAAACGCGTACTTTACTGGAGAAGTATCTTACTTTCGGGATCTACGTCAAAAAAACAACGATTTCACGTACAAGTACCTACCTTTTTTGAGTCTTTTTACGGATCGCCTCTCAATCCTAAGGAACATGTTCCTTTTTAACATAAATTCTGAAATCGTAAACTTCTACAGGGAAAGGGGCTCAAAACACGCGAGACTTAACTTCGAACCATCCATTTCTAAATCGTATTCATCACACGGATTCAACTTAAAAATTACAGGCAGTCCAAACATAAAGTTATACTTGACAGAAAAGGACGGTGAGCAAACAAAAACCTTTCGAAGCGTTGAAACGCTAAAACTCGAAAGTTCCTTCAACACTCACCTAAAAAGAAGATATAGTTTGGGATTTCAAGAAGGAGGCTTACATAGCATCATAAAACCACAAATCACTTGGACTTTCCTTCCAAAAATCTCACTTACCAATGTCCCATACATAGACCCATCGGATAGACTATTCGAGACAAACATTCTTACGTATTCTTTGGGTCACTATCTTACCACAAGGGGAGAATCCCCAAAGGAATTGTCAATTTTTGAGGTGGAACAGTCATTTTCGCTCACCCGTACCCTGGAACCTTCCACGCTCTATGAAGGAAGCGGAAGAAGGTTTTCGGATGTAAAGGCGAGGCTCAAGCTAAGCCTCATAAAAAATCTTGGCTTTTCAAATCAAAGTGTAATAAATATTTACGGTGACGGATTGAGGGCAATGATAAACGAGTTCGCTTATAACCCAAAAGAACATACCGGAATCTCAATCTCCCACACCTACACGAAGGACCTATCCCATGAGATCTCCTTCGGTATGATGGCAAGATACAGAGATTTTTATGGAAAATACGGGGTTAGATACTCGTTTTTTAATCACGAATGGATGGACACCTCATACGAGATAAAGTACAGTCCTTTGTGTTGGGCTCTTACGCTTAAACTCACCCAGACAAAAAGACCGAAAGATACGAGTTTTAAAATCAACTTTGACCTAAAAGGCATAACCGAAAGGGCTAAATAGGGAGGGTTTTAATGAAAGGGGTCATCCTTGCAGGAGGACTTGGAACGAGGCTCTATCCCTTAACGAAGATCACGAACAAACACTTACTACCAGTCTACAATAAGCCGATGATTTATTACCCGCTGGAAACCCTCATTAAAGCAGGCATTAAGGACATAATGATAGTGACCGGTGGGAATAACGCTGGTGACTTCCTTAAGCTTTTGGGTAACGGGAGTGAGTTCGGTCTTAAACATCTCAACTACACCTATCAGGAGGGAGAGGGCGGGATTGCGCACGCTCTGTCTTTGGCGGAGTATTTTGCAGATGGGGAGCCTATCTGCGTAATCCTTGGAGATAACATCATCGAAAAAAACATAGTAAAGGCTGTTAGGAACTTCGAAAAACAGAAAACGGGTGCAAAGATCCTTCTAAAAGAGGTCCCGGATCCTGAAAGATTTGGGGTGGCGGAGATTGAAAACGGAAGGCTCGTAAGGATAGTGGAGAAACCCAAAAAACCAAGAAGTAACCTTGCGGTAGTAGGGATATACATGTACGATTCGAAAGTCTTCGACATAATCCGTACATTGAAGCCTTCTGAGAGAGGTGAACTTGAGATTACGGACGTCAATAACGCCTATATAAGAGAGGGCACCATGACTTATGAGATGCTTGAAGGTTGGTGGACTGACGCTGGAACTTTCGAGTCTCTACTTAGGGCAAATATACTAGTGGCTCAGACAGGTGCAAATAACGACTGAAATGATTGAAGGCGTAAAGGTTAAAAAATTGACTGTTATCCCCGATGAGAGGGGAAGACTTATGGAGATACTCCGTTGTGATGATGAAATATTCAAAAAGTTCGGTCAGATATATCTTACGACTACCTACCCCGGTGTTGTAAAGGCATGGCATTACCACATGATTCAGGACGACTACGTAGCGTGCATCAAGGGAATGATAAAGCTTGTCCTCTATGACGCCCGGGAAGGATCACCGACAAAAGGTGAGATAAACGAGTTCTACATCGGTGACTATAATTTCTCACTAGTCGTTGTACCAAAGATGGTCTACCACGGATGGAAATGCATAAGTGAATCGGAGGCCTTAATAATAAACATACCGACAGAGCCTTACAATCGGGAAAATCCCGACGAATATAGAATTCATCCTCACCTAAATGACATCCCTTATAGATGGGACAGAAGGGACGGGTAAAATGAGAATCCTCGTAACTGGAGGATGTGGTTTCATAGGGAGTAACTTCATAAGGTACATGCTGGAAAGGTATCCCTATGAAATAGTGAATCTTGACAAACTTACATACGCCGGAAATTTGGAAAATTTAAAAGATCTGGAAAAGGACAGAAGGTTAAGGTTTGTAAAGGGTGACATAGCAGACTTAAGGCTCGTAGAAGATGTTTTCGATCTAGGCATAGATGTTCTTATAAACTTCGCTGCCGAATCCCACGTGGATCGCTCAATTATAGACCCTTCGGACTTTATAAAAACAAACGTTTTCGGAACCTATACTCTGCTGGAAGTGGCAAAAAGAAGAGGAATCTCCAAATTTATCCAAATCTCAACGGACGAAGTTTACGGTTCGTTAGGACCTGAAGGAAAGTTCACAGAAGAAACCCCACTTTGCCCAACAAGCCCATATTCGGCATCGAAAGCTTCTGCCGACCTCTTATGCCTTGCATATTATAAAACCTACGGACTTCCAGTTATCATAACCAGGTGTTCAAACAATTATGGACCTTACCAGTTTCCAGAAAAGCTCATCCCCCTTGTGATAACTAATGCCTTGGAAGACAAGGAACTCCCCATATACGGCGATGGAAGAAACGTAAGGGACTGGATCCATGTTATAGATCACGCTCGCGCTATAGACCTCGTGTTACACAGAGGAAGACCGGGACAGATTTATAACATCGGAGCTGACAACGAGAGAACAAACATAGAGATTGTAAGGATGCTCCTTGACATACTTGGAAAACCTTACTCCCTCATAAAGTTCGTGAAGGACAGACCCGGGCATGATCGAAGGTACGCCATCGATGCTGCAAAGATAAAAAGGGAACTTGGCTTCAAAACCGAAATCGAATTTGAAAAAGGACTGCCGGAAACAGTTAACTGGTACATAGAGAATAGATCCTGGTGGGAGAGAATAAAATCTGGTGATTATATGAGGTACTACGAGATCGTCTATGGAGGAAGATGAGGATCCTCTTTGCAGGCGGAAAAGGATTAATCGGCAAGAACATAGTTCCCTTCTTCCTCCGTTTTTACGAATGTTCAGTTTTCGATATTGAAGATTGGGATATTTTGGACGAAAAAAAAGGCAAAGAAATCATAAAAGATCTTAAGCCTGATATTGTTGTGAATCTTGCCGCCTATACTGACGTTGATGGTTGCGAGGAGAATACCGAACTCGCAGAGATGGTAAACGTATATGGTGCAGAAATTGTTGCTCGTCTTTGTGCGGAAAACGGAATTCGTCTTGTCCACTTCAGCACTGACTATGTTTTTGACGGAAAAAAGAACCTTCCGTACATTGAAGAAGATGTAGCTGTGCCTCTTTCAGTTTACGGACGGACAAAATTGGAAGGAGAAAAGAGGGTACTTGCAATCCATCCCAATCCTCTCATTATTAGGACCCAATGGATCTATGGACACGGAGGAAAGAATTTCGTAACTAAAATACTCGAGGTATCAAAGACTGAAAAGGAACTTTACGTTGTTAACGACCAGTTTGGGTCTCCGACATACGCGAAAGATCTCGCGGAGCCTTTAAAGTTACTCATAGATCTTAAAAGAAATGGAATTTACCACCTTTCAAATTCGGGAATCTGTACATGGTATGAACTTGCATGTGAAGTCTTCAGAATAAAACAGGTTTCAACTAAGGTGATTCCTGTCTCGTCGAATGAAATAAAAAGGAAGGCCAAACGTCCTGCGTTTTCTGCTTTAAGCACTCAGAAACTCAAAGGGGAGACCGGTTACACATTAAGACACTGGAAAGAGGCTTTAAAAGAGTATCTAGCCGAGATTTGAAAGCCATCTTTTTTGGGGATGCCCACCTGGGCAGAAAAACAGTCAAGGAAATAGATTATCTTCTCAATTTCATAGATGAGACTCTCTATGAGGCCGATCTAATATTCATTCTTGGGGATATGTTCGAATTCTACTACGGGGATTTTAGCTACGAGTGGTTTAATCCCTTTTTGCAAAGACTGAGAAAGCTAGCGGAGGTAGGAAAGGAAATATTCTTCCTCGAAGGGAACCATGAGTTTTCACTCGGTAAGTACTTCGAAGAGAGATGGCTTTGTAAACCGATCCCATCAATCGTTACGTACTTAGACAATTTGAAGGTTTACATCTCTCACGGGCACGAGATTAAAAGTTCTCTTTTGGGTCGTCTCCTTCGAAAGAAGTTGACTTATAGGTTAATGGAGCTTTTTGGACCTAGAGTTTCATGGAGATTGGCAATGGCTTTGAGACCTCTTTTGTCGAACAAAAAAAAGGGATTTAACCAGAAAACGGTAAGGCTCTTTAGGGCTTACGCTGAAAAGAAACTGAAAGAAGGGTTTGATGCCATCATTCTTGCCCACTCGCATATTCCGGATCTTTATGAGATTGTGGATGACGACAAAAGAAAAGTATACCTCAACACGGGGGACATAATAAGGTCCTCCACCTACGGTGAGTATGTCTCAGGTCAAGGCTTTTCTTTAAAAAAATTCCTGCCAGGTTCTGAAGTCTCTTTTTAAATCCTAGGCTTTGTTGCCAAAAAGAGGAATAGGTGGTAAATATGTGTCTATGGAGGTTAAGAAAATCCACATTGTATGTAAGAGGGGAAAAGAAGAATCCTTAAAAATCGCAAAACATATAATCGAAAAATACGGAAAATCCTTCGAAGTGAAGCTAGATGAAACATCAGCGGCCCTTTTAAAGTACGAAAATAAGATAGAACTGGAACAGGTAGGAGAAGGGGCTGATTTGATAGTTGTTCTTGGCGGGGATGGAACTCTTCTTAGCGTCTCTAGAAATTCTGTGGGAAGAGAAGTTCCTATTTTAGGAGTCAATTTAGGAGGACTCGGGTTTTTGACCGAAGTCAGTGTTGAAGAGCTAGATGGAGCTTTGGAAAAGATTCTTTCAGGGAAGATGGACGTGTCAAAGAGGATGATGCTATGTGTGATAGTCGAGAGGAAAAAGGAGGTGATCCTTGAATTTAACGTGCTAAACGATGCGGTGATAACGAAAGACGCTTTGGCTAGAATAATAGACGTAGAAACGTACGTCGACGACGAGTATCTAACGACTTACAGAGCCGACGGAATAATATTCTCAACACCAACGGGTTCGACAGGGTACTGCCTTTCTGCCGGAGGCCCGATTCTTTATCCTTCGATGGAAAATATCGTCGTTGTTCCCATATGCCCTCACACTCTCACTATGAGACCACTTATTTTGCCGGATGACGTAGTGATAAGGGCGGTTTTAAAATCAAAAGATGAAAAGGTGATCCTCACTCTAGATGGCCAAGTTGGTTTCCCGTTAGAATACGGGGATGAGGTTTTGGTTCAGAGATCTCCAATTGTGACGAAGCTTGTAAAATCCCCGAGTAAGGGTTACTTCGAGATTTTAAGGACCAAGTTAAAATGGGGCGAAAGATAAAGGATGCTTTCGTACCTCAGGATTAGGGATTTCGCGATAATAGAGGAACTGGAAGTGGAATTTGAGAGAGGATTTAACGTCATCACAGGAGAGACAGGTGCAGGAAAGTCTATCATAATAAATTCGATAGGGGCCCTTATAAGTCCAAAGGTCCCTTCCGAGCTTTTAAAAAGGGACGCCAAGTACGGGGAGATAACAGCCCAGTTTTTTATAGGGGAAAAGGATGTTACGATAAGGCGAATCTTTGCTCCTTCCGGCCGCGGTAAAATCTTCATTGACGGCGAGCTTGTCCCTTATGGAAAACTAGAAAAACTGGCGAACATCCTAGTTAACATCTATAGCCAGAATGAGTATCAGAATCTCCTCCAGAAGGAAAGATACGTCGACTTGCTCGACCAAATGTTAGACCTTACGGAAGATAAGAATATGGTTAAGGATCTATTCTTGAAGCTTAAAGCAGTAGAAAGTGAACTGGATAAGCTCTCGATAGATGCAAAAGATAAAGAAAGAGAGATACCCTTGCTCCAATACCAGATAAATGAGATAGAATCTGCAAAAATCAAAGAGGGCGAAGAAGAAGAGCTCAAAGAG from the Thermodesulfobacteriota bacterium genome contains:
- a CDS encoding bifunctional folylpolyglutamate synthase/dihydrofolate synthase: MRDSPVVRHILSMEKKGMVFGLDGIRSILEAIGNPQNGYKTLHVGGTNGKGSVTKILSTILTQHGLTTGRYTSPHLHSITERFSINEKDIDYEEFVEISEYIWKKIEEKGLLDSFTFFDFTTALAFEYFKKKSVEIAVIEVGLGGRLDSTNVIFPLVSVITNVSYDHMDYLGKTISSIAREKAGIIKEETPCVTGTKGVALKVIKDVAKQKNAPLYILGRDFSFQRKNEKVMEYKGLRWHLPNLYINLLGDHQFFNTALALCVLEILEEKGFKLEEPKIREGLSKVQWMGRLEVVKERPMIILDGAHNVHGLSALSQYVLKNLSEKKIICIFGVMKDKEFRKMAKEISLWAQEIILTRPSVERALEVPKLKECLPYAHTTDSVKEALIYAKSVADDKDVIIVTGSLFTVAEARSLIDEIF
- the lptD gene encoding LPS assembly protein LptD, which encodes MRFFSALALLLFLFPSFSECAFSERAEKIEEVHVEAEVLEYEREKGIIVATGNVKLESKDRIFSASKVIFNEVTKEIFAYGNVYLRDGEDSIICERLYFDLEKKEGYIENGRIYIKRGNYHIEGDSIEKRGENRYCLKKASLTTCDPERPDWKFTAKNADIVVGGYARLRGAQFRIRNMPIFYLPWGIFPVKTERETGFLIPELRISSKDGIIFSPSFFWAIDKDKDATFYLSYIEERGLKPGVEFNYAIRNDKRGEWFFYIIDDRKYKHGRYELKGEHVETFARDLTLKVRGRFVSDIDYLKDFGEESEERSEALLKSLAYLEKRFKNAYFTGEVSYFRDLRQKNNDFTYKYLPFLSLFTDRLSILRNMFLFNINSEIVNFYRERGSKHARLNFEPSISKSYSSHGFNLKITGSPNIKLYLTEKDGEQTKTFRSVETLKLESSFNTHLKRRYSLGFQEGGLHSIIKPQITWTFLPKISLTNVPYIDPSDRLFETNILTYSLGHYLTTRGESPKELSIFEVEQSFSLTRTLEPSTLYEGSGRRFSDVKARLKLSLIKNLGFSNQSVINIYGDGLRAMINEFAYNPKEHTGISISHTYTKDLSHEISFGMMARYRDFYGKYGVRYSFFNHEWMDTSYEIKYSPLCWALTLKLTQTKRPKDTSFKINFDLKGITERAK
- a CDS encoding sugar phosphate nucleotidyltransferase, which codes for MKGVILAGGLGTRLYPLTKITNKHLLPVYNKPMIYYPLETLIKAGIKDIMIVTGGNNAGDFLKLLGNGSEFGLKHLNYTYQEGEGGIAHALSLAEYFADGEPICVILGDNIIEKNIVKAVRNFEKQKTGAKILLKEVPDPERFGVAEIENGRLVRIVEKPKKPRSNLAVVGIYMYDSKVFDIIRTLKPSERGELEITDVNNAYIREGTMTYEMLEGWWTDAGTFESLLRANILVAQTGANND
- a CDS encoding dTDP-4-dehydrorhamnose 3,5-epimerase family protein, which translates into the protein MIEGVKVKKLTVIPDERGRLMEILRCDDEIFKKFGQIYLTTTYPGVVKAWHYHMIQDDYVACIKGMIKLVLYDAREGSPTKGEINEFYIGDYNFSLVVVPKMVYHGWKCISESEALIINIPTEPYNRENPDEYRIHPHLNDIPYRWDRRDG
- the rfbB gene encoding dTDP-glucose 4,6-dehydratase — translated: MRILVTGGCGFIGSNFIRYMLERYPYEIVNLDKLTYAGNLENLKDLEKDRRLRFVKGDIADLRLVEDVFDLGIDVLINFAAESHVDRSIIDPSDFIKTNVFGTYTLLEVAKRRGISKFIQISTDEVYGSLGPEGKFTEETPLCPTSPYSASKASADLLCLAYYKTYGLPVIITRCSNNYGPYQFPEKLIPLVITNALEDKELPIYGDGRNVRDWIHVIDHARAIDLVLHRGRPGQIYNIGADNERTNIEIVRMLLDILGKPYSLIKFVKDRPGHDRRYAIDAAKIKRELGFKTEIEFEKGLPETVNWYIENRSWWERIKSGDYMRYYEIVYGGR
- the rfbD gene encoding dTDP-4-dehydrorhamnose reductase, with protein sequence MRILFAGGKGLIGKNIVPFFLRFYECSVFDIEDWDILDEKKGKEIIKDLKPDIVVNLAAYTDVDGCEENTELAEMVNVYGAEIVARLCAENGIRLVHFSTDYVFDGKKNLPYIEEDVAVPLSVYGRTKLEGEKRVLAIHPNPLIIRTQWIYGHGGKNFVTKILEVSKTEKELYVVNDQFGSPTYAKDLAEPLKLLIDLKRNGIYHLSNSGICTWYELACEVFRIKQVSTKVIPVSSNEIKRKAKRPAFSALSTQKLKGETGYTLRHWKEALKEYLAEI
- a CDS encoding UDP-2,3-diacylglucosamine diphosphatase, with amino-acid sequence MKAIFFGDAHLGRKTVKEIDYLLNFIDETLYEADLIFILGDMFEFYYGDFSYEWFNPFLQRLRKLAEVGKEIFFLEGNHEFSLGKYFEERWLCKPIPSIVTYLDNLKVYISHGHEIKSSLLGRLLRKKLTYRLMELFGPRVSWRLAMALRPLLSNKKKGFNQKTVRLFRAYAEKKLKEGFDAIILAHSHIPDLYEIVDDDKRKVYLNTGDIIRSSTYGEYVSGQGFSLKKFLPGSEVSF
- a CDS encoding NAD(+)/NADH kinase, whose amino-acid sequence is MEVKKIHIVCKRGKEESLKIAKHIIEKYGKSFEVKLDETSAALLKYENKIELEQVGEGADLIVVLGGDGTLLSVSRNSVGREVPILGVNLGGLGFLTEVSVEELDGALEKILSGKMDVSKRMMLCVIVERKKEVILEFNVLNDAVITKDALARIIDVETYVDDEYLTTYRADGIIFSTPTGSTGYCLSAGGPILYPSMENIVVVPICPHTLTMRPLILPDDVVIRAVLKSKDEKVILTLDGQVGFPLEYGDEVLVQRSPIVTKLVKSPSKGYFEILRTKLKWGER